The Doryrhamphus excisus isolate RoL2022-K1 chromosome 1, RoL_Dexc_1.0, whole genome shotgun sequence genome includes a window with the following:
- the LOC131125894 gene encoding T-cell ecto-ADP-ribosyltransferase 1-like translates to MWGNNLKERDQEGVDFLRFEDKLYHSDAFTEMDFAKQPNMRLLMLSVIIDLLCVSQCIAGKVAARGDICRTDPIVLIDMAIRKKWASLKNFSKVWSDAEEKARKPAHMYMEKQHAVAIYTYTSSLLQYSTGKLQSVITVGRHQSRNETVYINTFLYSSLSDAVQVLKHSQVTCLSTYYRTQRLLHLNISNQQIRFGSFMLFFDNSSLESCLTCFEINTCFGADISHYSVMDQIHQVLIPPYEVFKVSRVHPVITKGCNITYKLESNLNCVYDIEGNRLHPISASPVEVLWCLVIITFMIIICLVVIIVKVYRKKTNLQSVYLHQSASYHGEVVMKTPLFNIK, encoded by the exons ATGTGGGGAAACAATCTTAAAGAAAGAGACCAGGAAGGAGTTGATTTTCTCCGATTTGAAGACAAACTTTACCATAGTGATGCTTTCACTGAG ATGGATTTTGCAAAGCAACCCAACATGCGCCTGTTGATGTTATCTGTTATCATAGATCTCCTTTGTGTCAGCCAATGCATTGCTGGAAAG GTTGCCGCCAGGGGCGACATTTGCAGAACCGATCCAATTGTATTGATTGACATGGCAATAAGAAAGAAATGGGCTTCCCTGAAAAACTTCAGTAAAGTTTGGAGTGATGCAGAAGAAAAAGCTAGAAAGCCAGCGCACATGTACATGGAGAAGCAGCATGCAGTTGCCATATACACGTATACAAGCTCTTTACTGCAGTATTCCACTGGGAAACTGCAGAGTGTCATAACAGTTGGACGCCATCAAAGCAGGAATGAAACAGTTTATATCAACACATTTCTTTATTCCTCCCTGAGTGATGCCGTTCAAGTTCTGAAACATAGTCAGGTAACATGTCTTAGTACCTACTACAGAACACAAAGACTTTTACATTTAAACATATCTAACCAACAAATCCGATTTGGctcttttatgttattttttgacAATAGTAGTCTTGAAAGTTGCCTTACATGTTTTGAGATTAATACATGTTTCGGTGCCGACATATCCCATTACTCTGTAATGGATCAAATTCACCAGGTATTGATACCACCCTATGAGGTCTTCAAAGTGTCTCGTGTCCACCCAGTTATCACTAAGGGTTGTAACATCACCTACAAACTGGAGAGCAACCTTAACTGTGTGTATGATATAGAAGGCAACAGGCTGCATCCGATATCTGCATCACCTGTGGAAGTATTGTGGTGTCTTGTCATCATCACTTTTATGATCATCATTTGTCTTGTCGTCATCATTGTAAAAGTATATCGAAAGAAAACTAATCTTCAAAGTGTTTATTTACATCAAAGTGCAAGCTATCATGGTGAAGTTGTCATGAAAACACCATTATTCAACAttaaataa